The genomic interval TGAACTCATCCAGGTGTTCTTTTTTCAGGCGGATTTCCGTCCATTTCAAATCGAGTTCATTCTTCCTTTTCGACACTTCATCGATCTCTTTTCGGTTTAGTCGAAAACCTTCTTCCTCGCTTCTTAACATTCCGGCCAATTCTCCATGTTCTTCCACGAGACGGCTTTTGCCGCTCTTGAGGGCATCAAGAGAAACAAGTTCTTCAGAAATCGCCAAAAGGATCAGCTCCTTCTCCTGATGCGCTGTCTTCTCCTTATTCGCCAGATTAACGCAGATCTCTTCTTTCATGGCAATTTTGGCACGGGTATCAGTCTGGCTGGTCTCCAATCCTTTCAGATTGAAGCCGAGATGAATGGCCTGGTTTTTCAAGGTATTTATTTCTATTTTGATTTCAGTTAACCGGCTTCCTGCCTGTTCCTTTTCTTCCATGCTTAACTGAAGCGCCTCCTTCAATCCGGTAATACTCTCGTCCAAACGAGACCTCGACTGTTCCTTGACCACCCTTTCTTCAAGCAACAGCTGGTATTCCCGATCAATCTGAGTAAGAATTTCTTCCCCCTGCTCAAGTTCCTGCCGGTATTGTAACTCACGCTGGGATAACCTCTCACAATCATGTTTATGTTTTTCGATCTGTTTGAGCTGGGTCGCTTTCTCAATATCCAGTTGATGGAGAGAGCTATCCAGCTCCTTTCTTTCTTCTGAAGATTTGGCTGACACAGCCTGAAACCGCCCGCATTTCTCCTCCAGCAGGAGAATCTCCGCTTTGAGGTCATTGACTTCAATCTGGCGCTCTCTCATTTCTCTCTGGCGTTGAAGAAGTCCTTCTCCCCCGTTATCCTTCGAACCGCCTCGTATCGTACCTGATGCGCCAAATACCTCCCCTTCCAGCGTCACAAACGTAAAAAGGCCCCTCTTTTCTCCCCAAAGCCTGCTCGCGACTTCCATGTCAGTCACGATGACAACCTGTCTTAACAATCCTTCGACCACTTTCTCAAAACCAGGGCGAACAGTGACCATACTCATGGCGCTTCCTAAAATCTGGTCATTTATTTCATCCCATTCCGGGACCGACTGCTTGGCATGATCTCTTATTAAAAAAAGTCCCTTTCCCAGCGTTCTATCTTTCAAAAACTGAATTAACCGGATTGCCTCCTCGGGTGAATCGATCAGAATCCCCTGCAGCCGTTCGTTTAATACCGATTCGATGGCCTTTTCAAATTCAGGTTTGACCTCGATACAATCTGCAAGCGTGCCCAGAAGGGGTGACGCAAGCTCGCCCCCTTCTTCTGCCTTCAATAAGGCCCTGATTCCCTGAAGATAGCCCGCCCTTTTCTTCTGAAGATCCACCAGGGATTCGAAACGGGCCCGGGTAGAATGAAGGGCCTCTTTCCTCTCGGAGAGGACTTGCTGGGCCAGCTGTATTTCGGACTGAAGCTGACGGATCTCTTCATCGAGTTTGGACAGTGCCAGATTTTTTTCATCACACGATTCGGTAACCTGCGCCGATCTTTTGAATTCCTCTTCCTCCAGCTGTTTAGACTGCAAGTAAAGCTGATGGACTTCTTCGCACTCTTCCTTCGCTTTCTCAAGCCTTTTATGGACCTCTTCTCTTCGAGAACTTTGTGTCGCCATGCGAGCCGAAATGGCTCCCAGATCCGTAATTAATTGGTTAAGGTTTGAATGAGTCGTTTCGTATTCGATCCGGTGGCGATTGACCTTTTCAACAAGAGCGTAATCCCGTTCCTCCTGTTCCTTGAGAAGTTGAGCCCTTTCATTCAATAGGCCGTGCAAGGCAGCTTCTTCCTTTAACAATACGAGCTTTTTCAGTTCAAGCTCTTCAAAATGGGATTGATCTCTCCCCTTTTCAATCACCGCCTGACAGGCTTGCTCTCTCCACTCGGTCGTCTGCGAATCAAGAAGGGCAAGTCGCCCCTCTTTTTTCTGGAGCTCTCCCTCTTTTTCATTGACGGTTTGATTCAATCGGTTCAGCTCGCCTTCTTTCCCGGCAATTTGAAGCCGAAGCTGTTCGATTTTCAGATCCGTCTGGGTGAGCCGGGTCTGAATGGATATGAGTCGATTTTCGTATTCCGTCAGCTCCTTTTTAAGAGTCGTGGCAGAGGATTCCAGAGTTTTCCCTTCGAAAACAGATAAGGCAAGTTCCAGGTGTCGCATCTCTTTGTAAACAACCTGGTATCTTTCCGCTTTTCGGGCCTGGCGGTCCAGGGAGTTCATCTGTTTCTTAACTTCTGCCATGATATCCCGCACTCGTAACAAATTCTGCTGGGTTGAATCGAGCTTGCGGAGCGCTTCATTTCTCCGGATTTTGTATTTCGCGATCCCTGCAGTCTCTTCAATAATTTCTCTTCTTCTCCCGGGAGATGAATTCAGGATTTCATCCACTTTCCCCTGTTCTATAATGGTATGTCCTTTAGCCCCCGCACCCGTATCGATCAGAAGATCCCGGATATCTTTCAATCGACAGGGAATCTTGTTGATCAAATAGTCACTCTCCCCCGATCGGTACAATCGACGGGTAATCGTAATCTCCTGGTATTCGCTGAAATCGCCCGATAACTGTCCTGTTGAAATATCTCCCAGTGTTAAGTTCACTTCTGAAAGACCGAGGCTTTTTTTGTTTTCGGTGCCATTAAAAATGACATCTTCCATTTTTTCACCTCTGAGGGTCTTGGCGCTCTGTTCTCCCAGAACCCACAAAATCGCATCCGCAATATTACTCTTGCCACATCCATTGGGACCGACTACGGCCGTCACCCCTGGCTGAAACTGAATGGTAGTCTTGTCACAAAAAGATTTAAAACCAAGGAGTTCCAATTTTTTTAAAAGCATCTCATTTCTCTCCCAAGAGGTTAATTTGGCTTGACATTTTTTAACATGATTAGATTTAAAAAACAAGAAAAAAACACAACAGGAAGGGGGCGACTGGCACCAAAACACTACATATAGAAATAAGATGCGATCAGACCTATCTTTTTGATTCTTTGGTCCTTTTTCGGTTTTCAGGCCTCACTTTATCAGATTTTCCTTTTTCAGGAATTTCATCCAGCAGGAGGAAGCGAATCTCTCTTTTTTCCAAACTGACCCCTTCGACTTTTATTCTGATAATATCTCCCAGACGATAGACATTCCGAAATCGTGCGCCGATTAAGGAGTGTTTCTTGGCGTCGTAAATATAGTGGTCCGTGAGAGACGAGATGTGAACAAGTCCTTCCACAAAAATATGATTCAATTCGACAAAGAGTCCGAAGGATGTGACACCGGTAATGTGTCCTTCAAATTCCTGGTCAATTTTATTGTCCATAAACCTGACTTTCTTTAATGAAACCACTTCACGCTCCGCATTCACGGAAACCCGCTCGCATGCCGAGCAGTGCGCTGCAACCTCAGGCAATCGTTTCTTGTAATATGAGATCCGCCTGGGCGTAAATTCCCTTTTTTGGGCCTCCTTGATCAAACGATGGACCATCAAGTCGGGATAACGACGGATGGGAGACGTAAAGTGCGTATAGAATTCTGCCGCAAGACCGAAATGTCCCGGATTCTCAGTCGAATAGACGGCCTGTTTCATCGATCGGAGCATCAGATGATTGATCAGTCTCTCTTCCACTTTTCCTTTCGCCTGATCTAAAATTTCTTGAAAGGATTCAGGAGTCACTTTTTTGGGAAATCCCTTTAACGAAAATCCCAGGTTCAGTATGAAGAACTGGAAATCATTGATTTTTTCAGCCGAAGGCTTTTCATGGATTCTGTAAATAAATGGAAGGCCGAGATCGGCCATATGTTTGGCAACTGTTTCGTTTGCGGCAAGCATGCATTCTTCAATGATCCGATGGGCCAGATTCCGTTCCTCTTTCAGAATTGAACTAATTTCCCCCGAAATATCGATCAGGATCTGAGGTTCCGGAAGATCAAAATCAATACTTCCTCTCTCTGATCTTCTGTTTTTTAATAGCAGTGCAAGCTCTTTCAACAAGAACAGCGTATCAAGTATTTCTTTTTTCCTCAATGATGAGCGGCCCGAACTGTTAATGATTTCCCAAACCTCGGTATAGGTCATGCGAGCCTGACTATGAATGACACTTTCAAAAATCTGATAGCTTGTTCGATGTCCCTCTCGATCGAATGTCATTTCAACCGAGAAGGTTAATCGGTCGACTTGAGGATTCAGACTGCAGATCCCGTTTGAAAGCGTCTCCGGGAACATGGGCACCACTTTGTCGGGGAAATAGACCGACGTTCCCCGTTCATAGGCCTCTTTGTCAAGCGGACTACCAACCGAAACATAAGTGCTCACATCGGCGATATGGACGCCAAGCTTATAACCGCCATCGGCAAGGCGATTTATGGAAACGGCATCATCAAAATCTTTTGCATGTTCGCCATCTATCGTCAAAATGACCTCCTGACGAAGATCGCGTCTCCCATCCATCATGTCGGGCGTGGTCTCTGTGGGAATGTGACCCGTATCAGATAGAACTTCCTGCGAAAAATGAGACGGAAGATGAAACTCCTCCATGACCATCGAAGTATCCAGCAGTGGTACATATGCCTCGCCCAGAATTTTTATAATCTTCCCTTCCGGACCTTTTTCAAATGTCGGATAGGACGTGACTTCTGCGACGACCATCTCTCCTGTACGGGGTTTCAGGTTGTCCAAGTGGGGAATGAAAAGGTCATGGACCATCTTCCGGTCGTTTGGAACAACCCATCCCTTTCCGGATTTCTCCGTATATTTTCCCACGACATGGGCATGGGCTCTCGCCAAAACCCGGATTATTTTGCCTTCAGGCTTTCCTCTCCTGTTTTTTCCTTCAATTCGGACCGATACACGGTCGCCATGCATGGCATCAAGCATCTTGTGACGGGAGATAAAAATATCGGACTGACCGGCATTTTCGGAAAGGACGAAACCGTATCCATCGGAATGGGTCTGCAATTTCCCATCAACTTCTCGGCTGGTCTCTTTATTTTTCCTTCTTATCTTTCTCACCATCGATACAACGCGGAAGCCC from Nitrospirota bacterium carries:
- the rnr gene encoding ribonuclease R; this translates as MVRKIRRKNKETSREVDGKLQTHSDGYGFVLSENAGQSDIFISRHKMLDAMHGDRVSVRIEGKNRRGKPEGKIIRVLARAHAHVVGKYTEKSGKGWVVPNDRKMVHDLFIPHLDNLKPRTGEMVVAEVTSYPTFEKGPEGKIIKILGEAYVPLLDTSMVMEEFHLPSHFSQEVLSDTGHIPTETTPDMMDGRRDLRQEVILTIDGEHAKDFDDAVSINRLADGGYKLGVHIADVSTYVSVGSPLDKEAYERGTSVYFPDKVVPMFPETLSNGICSLNPQVDRLTFSVEMTFDREGHRTSYQIFESVIHSQARMTYTEVWEIINSSGRSSLRKKEILDTLFLLKELALLLKNRRSERGSIDFDLPEPQILIDISGEISSILKEERNLAHRIIEECMLAANETVAKHMADLGLPFIYRIHEKPSAEKINDFQFFILNLGFSLKGFPKKVTPESFQEILDQAKGKVEERLINHLMLRSMKQAVYSTENPGHFGLAAEFYTHFTSPIRRYPDLMVHRLIKEAQKREFTPRRISYYKKRLPEVAAHCSACERVSVNAEREVVSLKKVRFMDNKIDQEFEGHITGVTSFGLFVELNHIFVEGLVHISSLTDHYIYDAKKHSLIGARFRNVYRLGDIIRIKVEGVSLEKREIRFLLLDEIPEKGKSDKVRPENRKRTKESKR
- the smc gene encoding chromosome segregation protein SMC, which translates into the protein MLLKKLELLGFKSFCDKTTIQFQPGVTAVVGPNGCGKSNIADAILWVLGEQSAKTLRGEKMEDVIFNGTENKKSLGLSEVNLTLGDISTGQLSGDFSEYQEITITRRLYRSGESDYLINKIPCRLKDIRDLLIDTGAGAKGHTIIEQGKVDEILNSSPGRRREIIEETAGIAKYKIRRNEALRKLDSTQQNLLRVRDIMAEVKKQMNSLDRQARKAERYQVVYKEMRHLELALSVFEGKTLESSATTLKKELTEYENRLISIQTRLTQTDLKIEQLRLQIAGKEGELNRLNQTVNEKEGELQKKEGRLALLDSQTTEWREQACQAVIEKGRDQSHFEELELKKLVLLKEEAALHGLLNERAQLLKEQEERDYALVEKVNRHRIEYETTHSNLNQLITDLGAISARMATQSSRREEVHKRLEKAKEECEEVHQLYLQSKQLEEEEFKRSAQVTESCDEKNLALSKLDEEIRQLQSEIQLAQQVLSERKEALHSTRARFESLVDLQKKRAGYLQGIRALLKAEEGGELASPLLGTLADCIEVKPEFEKAIESVLNERLQGILIDSPEEAIRLIQFLKDRTLGKGLFLIRDHAKQSVPEWDEINDQILGSAMSMVTVRPGFEKVVEGLLRQVVIVTDMEVASRLWGEKRGLFTFVTLEGEVFGASGTIRGGSKDNGGEGLLQRQREMRERQIEVNDLKAEILLLEEKCGRFQAVSAKSSEERKELDSSLHQLDIEKATQLKQIEKHKHDCERLSQRELQYRQELEQGEEILTQIDREYQLLLEERVVKEQSRSRLDESITGLKEALQLSMEEKEQAGSRLTEIKIEINTLKNQAIHLGFNLKGLETSQTDTRAKIAMKEEICVNLANKEKTAHQEKELILLAISEELVSLDALKSGKSRLVEEHGELAGMLRSEEEGFRLNRKEIDEVSKRKNELDLKWTEIRLKKEHLDEFIQLHYQKSLAEALEGEYEELDWELSRTNLSELKQKIDQIGPVNITAIDEFKELEERFKFLSSQEADLTQSVDSLQEAIQKINKTTRTLFNETFVTLNQKFMEVFVSFFEGGKAEMILLDDGNPFESGVDIIVQPPGKKVRNVSMLSGGEKALTAIALLFASFLIHPSPFCILDEIDAPLDEENIRRFTTVLRKMTGHSQFIVITHNKRTMEIADILYGVTQEDPGISKLISVRMNQAEQSGELQPVIS